A single genomic interval of Saccharothrix saharensis harbors:
- a CDS encoding PadR family transcriptional regulator has translation MDTSQLLKGVLDLAVLAVLRKEDGYGYDVLRRLRQGGLDGVGDASVYGTLRRLYNAGLLTSYVVPSEEGPHRKYYSLNEPGRERLLESGQTWKSFARALDDLLGEGA, from the coding sequence ATGGACACCAGCCAGCTGCTCAAGGGGGTGCTGGACCTCGCCGTCCTCGCGGTGCTGCGCAAGGAGGACGGGTACGGCTACGACGTGCTGCGCAGACTGCGCCAAGGCGGTCTGGACGGCGTCGGCGACGCGTCGGTCTACGGCACCCTGCGCCGGCTCTACAACGCCGGCCTGCTCACGTCCTACGTCGTGCCCAGCGAAGAGGGCCCGCACCGCAAGTACTACAGCCTCAACGAGCCGGGCCGGGAACGCCTGCTCGAATCCGGCCAGACCTGGAAGTCGTTCGCGCGGGCGTTGGACGACCTGTTGGGGGAGGGTGCATGA